In bacterium, the sequence TACGGACAGATCTTTGGCCGGGATCGCAGATCTGGCCCCACCGGGTCTCAACAGAATCTTCTTCAGCACGGGGGGCTCGATCGCCAACGAGACGGCGGTGCAGACCGCCCACCATTACTTCCGGCTTCAAGGTAGGGGCAGCAAGCGGTTCGTGCTCAGCGTCGACCAAGTCGTACGAACCAAGAACGAAAGCCTGTCGGTCGAGCGCGCTGTCCACTTGGTGCGGCAACGCATGAAACGGATAGCAGCGAGGACACGAAGGGCGGCCCAGCCCAAACCACTCGGATCGCTCTTCGATTCCACGTCCAGTTAGAGGTACCAGCCCCGTGGGGGTTAGGCGGCCCAAGCCTCTGAGAGGACTTCGGCCTGTTGTAGGACGGTTTGGGTGGCTTTTCCCTGCTTGTCGGGCGGGTAGCCGTAGTTCCGGAGGGTGCGCTTGACCAGAACGCGGAGGTGGGCGCGTACATCTTCACGGAGGTCCAGTCGATCGTCACGTTGTTACGGACCTTCTCGACCAGCTCTTGAGCAATGGTTCGCAGGACCTGATCGCCGAGGACGGCTACGGCGCTGTCGTTGGTTTCTAGGGCGTCGTAGAAGGCCAGTTCGTCCTCGGTGAGTCCGAGTTGCTCGCCTCGAGCGTTGGCCTCTCCATCTCCTTGGCCAGTTCGATCAGCTCTTCGATTACCTGGGCGGCCTCGATGGCTCGGTTCTCGTAGCGGCGCAGAGTACGTTCCAGCATCTCGGAGAACGACCGGGCCTGCACTACGTTTTGCGACGCCGGGTAGCTACCTCCTCTTTGAGGAGCTTCTGCAACAGCTCCACCGCGAGGTTGCGTTGGGGCATCCCTCTCACCTCGGCTAGGAACTCGTCGGAGAGGATCGAGATGTCTGGTTTCTGCAGCCCCGCGGCGGCGAAGATGTCGAGCACCCCTTCAGCGGCTACAGCCCTAGAGATGATCTGGCGAACCGCCCGGTCGAGGTCTTCCTGCTCGCGGGCCGTGCCCGGCGCCGGTTTGACCATCACCGATTGCACAGCCTGGAAGAACGACACGTCGTCGCGGATGCGTTTGGTCTCCTCGTGGGGCACCGCCAGGGCGAAAGCCTGCGACAGCCCACGTACGGCGGCCACGTAACGGTCCTTGCCATTGTCCTGGGCCAAGATGTGTTCCTGCGCGGCCGGCAGCAACCCCAAACGCTCCTGCGGTGTGCCGCGCATCCACTTGGACCAATCGAAACCCTGGCACAGGGGATGCCCGACCGGGTGCCCGCCTGTTCCGGGGGCGACGTGTGTTCCGTCATGGCTCTCGGGGACGATCCCCGGACCGGAGGACCGTGGCTGGAGGGCATGAACGACGCGGTGGGCTTCGGCGCCCACGCCGGCGGAGACGGTGAGGACGGCATCATGCATCTGAGCGAGCCGGGCTGCCGCAACAATCCCGTGGAGGTGCTGGAGATCAAGGGTCCGCTGCTGATCGACCACTACGGCTACCGGCCCGACACCGGAGGCCCCGGTAAACACCGCGGCGGCGTGGGTATCAGCAGGGTCTACCGGTTCCTCGCTCCCGCCACCGCCATCGCGATCCTGTACAAGACCGAGAGCCCACCATGGGGCATCAACGGCGGGAAGGAAGCCGATCCCAACCACGTCGTGATCGACCCGGGATCCGAAAACGAGGAGCGGAAGGGGAGCAGCTACAACTTCCTCGAGGCCGGGCAGGTTCTCGCCAACAACACCGGCGGAGGCGGCGGCTGGGGCAACCCCTTCGAGCGCGACCCGGCCCTGGTGGCAAAGGATGTCCGCAACGGCTTCGTATCCGTCGAGGCAGCCGAACGGGACTACGGCGTAGCAGTGGACCCCGCCACCTTCCGCGTGGACACGAAACGGACGACGACCCTCCGCGGATGAGGGAAACCCTGTTGGTCAATCCCCCATGCTTCATTGGATCGAGACGGGAGAACCATCCCGGTTCGCGATCACTTCGGCCGGCTCCCGGATCCGCGGCCAATACCCTTGACG encodes:
- a CDS encoding hydantoinase B/oxoprolinase family protein; the protein is MPDRVPACSGGDVCSVMALGDDPRTGGPWLEGMNDAVGFGAHAGGDGEDGIMHLSEPGCRNNPVEVLEIKGPLLIDHYGYRPDTGGPGKHRGGVGISRVYRFLAPATAIAILYKTESPPWGINGGKEADPNHVVIDPGSENEERKGSSYNFLEAGQVLANNTGGGGGWGNPFERDPALVAKDVRNGFVSVEAAERDYGVAVDPATFRVDTKRTTTLRG